A single genomic interval of Helianthus annuus cultivar XRQ/B chromosome 13, HanXRQr2.0-SUNRISE, whole genome shotgun sequence harbors:
- the LOC110898537 gene encoding delta-1-pyrroline-5-carboxylate dehydrogenase 12A1, mitochondrial isoform X2, giving the protein MARWFRVRGDQLGNQSHGFGWPYGPVALVTPFSFSFPVKIPAVQLMGALYMGIKLVLRVDKKHLYQRLVSGYWYQALMKVEKWLSSLRQLV; this is encoded by the exons ATGGCAAGGTGGTTTAGAGTACGCGGGGATCAGCTTGGGAACCAAAGTCATGGATTCGGATGGCCTTATGGCCCC GTGGCGTTAGTTACACCATTCAGTTTTAGTTTTCCTGTAAAGATCCCGGCAGTCCAGCTGATGGGAGCTCTTTACATGGGCATCAAACTGGTCCTTAGAGTTGATAAAAAACA TCTGTACCAAAGATTGGTATCAGGGTACTGGTACCAAGCACTGATGAAGGTGGAGAAATGGCTATCATCTCTGCGGCAGCTAG TTTGA
- the LOC110898537 gene encoding delta-1-pyrroline-5-carboxylate dehydrogenase 12A1, mitochondrial isoform X1, with product MARWFRVRGDQLGNQSHGFGWPYGPVALVTPFSFSFPVKIPAVQLMGALYMGIKLVLRVDKKHLYQRLVSGYWYQALMKVEKWLSSLRQLDITA from the exons ATGGCAAGGTGGTTTAGAGTACGCGGGGATCAGCTTGGGAACCAAAGTCATGGATTCGGATGGCCTTATGGCCCC GTGGCGTTAGTTACACCATTCAGTTTTAGTTTTCCTGTAAAGATCCCGGCAGTCCAGCTGATGGGAGCTCTTTACATGGGCATCAAACTGGTCCTTAGAGTTGATAAAAAACA TCTGTACCAAAGATTGGTATCAGGGTACTGGTACCAAGCACTGATGAAGGTGGAGAAATGGCTATCATCTCTGCGGCAGCTAGATATCACAGCTTGA